A stretch of Cyanobacterium sp. HL-69 DNA encodes these proteins:
- the pfkA gene encoding 6-phosphofructokinase 1 PfkA, giving the protein MSQKKRIGILTSGGDCPGLNAIIRAVVKYATRKSWEVFGIPRGTDGFVDIVEGSLKIEDLRLKDHGYDIPGVLQGLDVLQFMSGSVLGSISRGNVKNENVTESILAGYRQLGLDALIAIGGDGSLDIIYDLAKKGDWNLVVIPKTIDNDVAFTERSVGFDTARNTVTQALYDLTFTAASHERIMVVQVMGRDAGHLALHSGIAGGADCILIPELTPQLTDNIIDGMTQYIAKLRCDRRKFALIVISEGVRGLKGEKDSYIAETLAHLLKEASHRLCATGDERYCGLDQVDTRATILGHLQRCGVPSSFDRILATLFGIKALHLIEEERYNRLIIWQNGTVESKSLEQIMPLIKWCHQEKTCPSPVDPEGFMVRTALSLGIYLGDSHLSATMSFEDNNFSDAPKPVSEGS; this is encoded by the coding sequence ATGAGTCAGAAAAAAAGAATTGGAATTTTGACGAGTGGGGGAGATTGTCCTGGTTTAAATGCCATTATCCGTGCGGTGGTTAAGTATGCTACCCGAAAAAGTTGGGAGGTGTTTGGTATTCCTAGGGGTACAGATGGATTTGTGGACATTGTGGAAGGAAGCCTGAAAATTGAAGATTTACGATTAAAAGATCATGGCTATGATATACCAGGGGTATTGCAGGGGTTGGACGTTTTGCAATTTATGAGTGGTAGTGTTTTAGGCTCTATTAGTCGCGGTAATGTTAAAAATGAGAATGTGACGGAGTCTATTTTGGCGGGTTATCGTCAGTTGGGTTTAGATGCCCTCATAGCTATTGGGGGAGATGGCAGTTTAGATATTATTTATGATTTGGCGAAAAAGGGTGATTGGAATTTGGTGGTAATTCCTAAAACTATTGATAATGATGTGGCATTTACCGAACGTTCAGTAGGTTTTGATACTGCCCGAAATACTGTCACCCAAGCCCTCTATGATTTAACTTTCACTGCGGCTAGTCATGAGCGCATTATGGTGGTGCAGGTGATGGGGCGTGATGCTGGACATTTAGCACTTCATTCGGGCATTGCGGGGGGGGCTGATTGTATTTTAATTCCCGAATTGACTCCCCAGTTAACCGATAATATTATTGATGGTATGACTCAGTATATCGCTAAGTTAAGGTGCGATCGCCGCAAGTTCGCCTTGATAGTGATTTCTGAAGGAGTAAGGGGATTAAAAGGGGAAAAGGATTCTTATATTGCCGAAACCCTTGCCCACCTATTAAAAGAAGCTAGTCATCGCCTCTGTGCCACAGGAGATGAGCGTTACTGTGGTTTAGACCAAGTAGATACTAGAGCAACGATATTAGGGCATTTACAACGTTGTGGGGTGCCTAGCTCGTTCGATCGCATTTTAGCCACCCTTTTCGGCATCAAAGCCCTACATTTGATTGAGGAAGAAAGATATAATCGCCTTATTATTTGGCAAAATGGCACCGTAGAAAGTAAATCCCTAGAGCAGATTATGCCCTTAATTAAATGGTGTCACCAAGAAAAAACCTGCCCATCTCCTGTGGATCCTGAAGGTTTTATGGTGCGCACTGCCCTATCATTAGGTATATATTTGGGAGATTCTCATTTATCGGCTACTATGAGTTTTGAAGATAATAATTTTTCAGATGCTCCCAAGCCTGTTTCGGAAGGAAGTTGA
- a CDS encoding LPPG:FO 2-phospho-L-lactate transferase like, CofD-like, translated as MGKNNDRKKNKGWYRWLSPGISVKRWLVISLLGVLFTLLGLAIWVKLTPVNRLIEFLIDLLNGITNVIPNYISGPLAFFIGIFLLYWGQKGAFGSITDVLQPENDQQLIDVLWNRRQRNKGMKIVALGGGTGLSTLLRGIKKYSGNVTAVVTVADDGGSSGILRRELGVLPPGDIRNCIAALANEETLLTELFQYRFQEGEGLKNHSFGNLFLTAMTDITHDLEKGIDASAKVLAITGRVLPATLDNVTLWAKYADGSMVHGESQIPEKRQKIVDFGCKPQFPKAVPSVLKAIEQAEYIILGPGSLYTSVIPNLLIPEIRSAIARSSVPKIYVCNIMTQPGETDGYTVADHIRAIDTICGVQLFDAVLVQGRSPSADALRVYANEYSHPVYLDREEVKKLGRRIVQVNVMSENPDNFSIRHDPILLSKALIRWYSRRPKYKFWDND; from the coding sequence ATGGGTAAAAACAACGATCGCAAAAAAAATAAGGGCTGGTATAGATGGCTATCTCCAGGCATTTCTGTAAAACGTTGGTTAGTTATCAGTTTATTAGGTGTGCTATTCACTCTCTTAGGATTGGCTATCTGGGTAAAGCTAACCCCAGTGAATCGTTTGATTGAGTTTTTAATTGATTTACTCAATGGCATCACCAATGTAATTCCCAATTATATCTCTGGGCCACTGGCTTTTTTTATCGGTATTTTTCTTTTATACTGGGGACAAAAGGGTGCTTTTGGTTCTATTACAGATGTCCTACAACCTGAAAATGATCAACAGTTGATTGATGTGTTGTGGAATCGTCGTCAGCGAAATAAGGGTATGAAAATTGTTGCCCTTGGGGGTGGTACAGGTTTATCAACTCTGTTGCGAGGAATCAAAAAGTATAGTGGTAATGTTACCGCAGTGGTGACGGTGGCTGACGATGGAGGCTCATCGGGGATTTTGCGTCGGGAGTTGGGGGTGTTGCCCCCTGGAGATATTCGTAATTGCATTGCCGCTTTAGCTAATGAGGAAACCCTATTAACGGAGTTATTTCAGTATCGTTTTCAGGAGGGGGAGGGATTAAAAAATCATAGTTTTGGCAATTTATTTTTGACGGCGATGACCGATATTACCCATGATTTGGAAAAAGGTATTGATGCTAGTGCCAAGGTGTTGGCTATTACGGGGCGGGTTTTACCTGCTACGTTAGATAACGTTACTTTATGGGCAAAATATGCCGATGGTTCTATGGTACATGGGGAGTCACAAATTCCCGAAAAACGACAAAAAATAGTTGATTTTGGTTGTAAGCCTCAGTTTCCGAAAGCTGTACCATCGGTGTTAAAGGCTATTGAACAAGCGGAATATATCATTTTAGGGCCAGGAAGTTTATATACCAGCGTGATTCCTAATCTATTGATACCTGAAATTAGAAGTGCGATCGCCCGTAGTTCTGTGCCTAAAATATATGTATGTAATATTATGACCCAACCAGGGGAAACCGATGGCTATACCGTGGCGGATCATATTCGTGCCATTGACACCATTTGTGGAGTACAATTATTCGATGCGGTATTAGTCCAAGGGCGATCGCCATCTGCCGATGCCTTGAGAGTATATGCCAATGAATATTCCCATCCCGTATATTTGGACAGGGAGGAAGTAAAAAAATTGGGCAGAAGAATCGTACAGGTTAACGTGATGAGTGAAAATCCTGACAACTTCAGCATCCGTCATGACCCTATTTTACTTAGTAAAGCCTTGATTAGATGGTATAGTCGCAGACCAAAATATAAATTTTGGGATAATGATTAA
- the ypuF gene encoding DUF309 domain protein YpuF, with amino-acid sequence MTITKQLQKGINQLNTGEFYACHDTLEEIWMEAPETEKKFYQGILQIAVGCYHLSNGNWRGAAILLGEGICKLAEFEPTYYDLDILAFTDDSYALLMALQKIDPEETKIFYGQLLEEKGSNGLKLPQLHGI; translated from the coding sequence ATGACCATAACGAAACAATTACAAAAAGGAATTAATCAATTAAATACAGGAGAATTTTATGCCTGTCATGACACCCTAGAAGAAATTTGGATGGAAGCCCCTGAGACGGAAAAAAAGTTTTATCAAGGTATTTTACAAATTGCGGTGGGTTGCTATCACCTTAGTAATGGTAATTGGCGCGGGGCGGCTATTTTACTGGGGGAAGGTATTTGTAAGTTAGCAGAGTTTGAACCCACATACTATGATTTAGATATTCTCGCTTTTACTGATGATAGTTATGCTCTTTTGATGGCTTTACAAAAAATTGACCCAGAAGAAACAAAAATATTTTATGGGCAATTGTTGGAGGAAAAGGGGAGTAATGGTCTAAAGTTACCTCAACTTCATGGTATTTAG